CACGCCGTCGAGCACCTCCGCGGTCAGCTCCTGGCCGACCGTGTACTGCGCGGCGTCCTCCGTGCGCAGCTCCACCAGGTGGCGCCGCGGCGTGACACCCGCCTTGGCGAAGTGCCCGCCCTCGGGCCTGTTCACCTTGCGGGGGTCGATCTCGCCGAAGCCGAGCTGGAGGGCCGAGTAGCCGTCCACCTCGGGGGTGCGCACCTGCGTCACCACGCACGGACCCGCCTTGACGACGGTGACCGGCACCATGCGGTTGTTCTCGTCGAACACCTGGGTCATCCCCAGCTTCTCGCCGAGGAGCCCGCGGAACGTACTCGCCATGACTGGTCTCGGTCCCTTACTGGATGTTCACGTCGACCGAGGCCGGCAGGTCGATGCGCATGAGCGCGTCGACCGTCTTCGGCGTCGGGTCGAGGATGTCGATGAGGCGCTTGTGCGTGCGCATCTCGAAGTGCTCGCGCGAGTCCTTGTACTTGTGCGGCGAGCGGATGACGCAGTACACGTTCTTCTCCGTCGGCAGCGGCACCGGGCCGACGACGCGCGCACCGGTCTTCGTCACCGTGTCGACGATGCGCCGCGCCGAGGCGTCGATGGCCTCGTGGTCGTAGGCCTTCAGCCGGATGCGGATCTTCTGTCCCGCCATCGCTGTCTTCTGCTCCTGCCGATCGGTGGTCTTCGTAGCCGGGGAACGCCGGGTGTGTCCGGACGTCATCCGGTCAGGGCCCCAGCGGGTGGGTGGCGGCGCACACAGGCGCCGGCCACCCGGGGACGGGCGGCGGTGCAGAGGCGCACCGCCGCCCGTCGGGGTGGTGTTACTTGATGATCTTGGTGACGCGACCGGCGCCGACG
This region of Geodermatophilus bullaregiensis genomic DNA includes:
- the rpsJ gene encoding 30S ribosomal protein S10; the encoded protein is MAGQKIRIRLKAYDHEAIDASARRIVDTVTKTGARVVGPVPLPTEKNVYCVIRSPHKYKDSREHFEMRTHKRLIDILDPTPKTVDALMRIDLPASVDVNIQ